The following coding sequences are from one Pseudopipra pipra isolate bDixPip1 chromosome 16, bDixPip1.hap1, whole genome shotgun sequence window:
- the LOC135422910 gene encoding WD repeat-containing protein 90 isoform X1 yields the protein MAAGTRGNRGRPDVDSVPPPIPVPVPAAWQRPYLNIFKHFRVEEWKRSAKEGDVAALTDTRLKGTIYRIRGSNPASSYLQLPRAGTQSLGLTGRYLYLLFRPLPHKHFLVHLDVTTEENQVVRISFSNLFKEFKSTATWLQFPFVCGAAKDSAGDSVSRRGASGAAPADVRWTCLVLDLPSILSLYLNRRYSHLRAVKLCSNLLVKNLCTSDLVFDPGVTFSKARHTDLACRGIAPMPREMAFPVPKGEKWHDLYDYIRFPSEGLKLPYNSIQRSCPSPAAGDGASEEPVRQLPPPVTLTRAVCDRLSLIHHITSPKAVPRRSPVITKSIPEVHLTAPRAVPAGHLVPEENQRLHSVGDTGQPPSAIHVYAHQRGGQTTPAVPAGSEERLLPDPILKLRTIIGFGGCSTKWALWTHNNAAVVYPCHAVIVTLQLRTGEQRFFLGHTDKVSALAFNGSSTLLASAQAGPRGVGRLWDFRTGTCLAVFKTHVHSLWSLSFSRSGAVLCGVGRDGHGKTLVVVWNTAQVTRGGGVAVLAKAHTDMDIQALKIAFFDETRMVSCGRDNIRLWRVRSGALHSCPVNLGEYHSLDFTDLAFEEGPVAEQEQEDRALFVCSKSGHVLEVDYKNMSVRSARRLLPAQPREHGQEQAGSSSGPGIAINSISMSLTFCATGSEDGYVRLWPLDFSAVVLEAEHEAPVSSVCISPDSRKVLCSTAAGSLGYVDIQSRDYNTLMRSHKAPVLGFSLGGLRKQIATVSQDSTIRVWDLVSMQQLYDFAATEEAPCAVAFHPTWKILACGFDSGTVRTFSLAASNLLLEHKQHRSAITGLTFSPDGNFMFSSCLQGTLALYRCVAQKSHVLRVLGNVVARDAGSGWDALVVSGDSHLLAFVGPSKYVVTVMEACSLDELLRVDISILDLHSTVLDSAVRVCFGPVPQGELLVSTSSNKILVLDAKTGRLVREVSPMHKLTCSSFALSKDGQYLLTAGDKVIKVWDYRMRFDINFQVYIGHSEPVHQVAFTPDQQHVVSVGDAIFLWDFLAPVGARSPPARARSSASARLPAPEGSSEKPKDVSETLRQTVPLPLLSSPPCLDISSAHQAGYQGIFSELDKEEEAGLPGSSRMVANRDKDPSIFVVESDRNKELVRPKVRQESPSSPEKSTNEARKGTKTPKSQCSIRPDSYRHFTPRFKASVLPQSLLSPPAGSEVLKLKAVIGYNGNGRGNMVWNPDTGFFAYSCGCVIVVEDLHSGSQNHWLGHAEEISTLALSHNAQVLASASGKKDGGSHCQICIWSIPDGACTAELFHHETQVQAMAFSRDDKFLVTIGDYSDQSIALWSTYTYQLLLSTCVSEPVHDVAFSPVSHQDLACVGRGAVMFWLLEQQGAAVNLKVHQAPAPDVLGLVELTSLCYGANTLLYSGTNSGQICVWDTETNCCFMTWEADEGEIGVLLCRHDRLVSGSNTKRIRLWAVGSVQELRLKGPDARSSSVLLEHEITLDGTIVSAAFDDSLEMGIVGTTAGTLWYINWLESTSIRLISGHKSKVTEVCFSPDETHCATCGEDGSVRVWALSSTELVVQFQVLNQSCQCLAWKPRPIGLWGAESQHVVAGYSDGTIRVFSVSRTEMELKMHPHNAALTAITYSTDGEMILSGGKDGLVAVSSPRTGMTIHVVADHKGSPITVLQCTRKQYHDFGVEGGELWLATSSDRRVSVWASDWLQDKCELLDWLSFPAPADPEGLDLPPSLAAFCPWEQDVLVYVGFGMQEEALFYNLRKKQVVRRVSLPAFATSLSLSPAAPFMALGFHARLLRLQPCPAGDPQDYAGHDDTVHLCRFVPSGRRLLTASHSAVLVWELTGG from the exons ATGGCGGCAG GTACACGGGGTAACAGGGGGCGTCCAGATGTGGATTCTGTCCCCCCACCGATCCCGGTGCCGGTACCAGCAGCCTGGCAGCGTCCCTACCTGAACATCTTCAAGCACTTCCGTGTGGAGGAGTGGAAGCGTTCTGCCAAGGAGGGGGATGTGGCTGCCCTCACG GACACGAGGCTGAAGGGAACAATCTACCGGATCCGGGGCTCCAACCCTGCCAGCAGTTACTTGCAGCTGCCCCGGGCTGGGACACAGTCACTGGGGCTCACGGGGCGCTACCTCTACCTGCTCTTCAGGCCCCTGCCCCACAAGCACTTCCTCGTTCACCTGGATGTCACCACCGAG GAAAACCAGGTGGTTCGCATCTCCTTCTCCAACCTCTTCAAGGAGTTCAAATCCACAGCCACCTGGCTGCAGTTCCCCTTTGTCTGTGGAGCAGCCAAGGACTCAGCGGGTGACTCTGTGTCCCGGCGTG gtgcctctggagcagcccctgccGATGTGCGCTGGACGTGCCTGGTGCTGGACCTGCCCTCCATCCTCTCCCTGTACCTGAACCGCCGGTACAGCCACCTCAGGGCTGTCAAGCTCTGCTCCAACCTGCTCGTGAAGAACCTCTGCACCAGCGACTTGGTGTTTGACCCAG GTGTGACCTTCTCCAAGGCCCGGCACACCGACCTGGCCTGCCGTGGGATCGCTCCCATGCCAAGGGAAATGGCATTCCCTGTGCCCAAGGGAGAGAAGTGGCATGACCTCTATGACTACATCAG GTTCCCATCCGAGGGGCTGAAGCTGCCGTACAACTCCATCCAGAGGAGCTGtcccagtcctgcagcag GTGACGGAGCCTCGGAGGAGCCTGTCCGCCAGCTGCCCCCGCCGGTGACGCTCACCAGGGCCGTGTGTGACCGCCTGTCCCTCATCCACCACATCACCAGTCCCAAAGCT GTGCCACGCCGGTCTCCTGTAATCACAAAAAGCATCCCTGAGGTTCACCTGACAGCCCCgagagctgtgcctgctgggcaCCTGGTGCCAGAGGAGAACCAGAGACTGCACAGTGTGGGGGACACTGGGCAGCCACCATCAGCCATCCATGTCTACGCTCATCAGAGGGGTGGACAGACCACCCCAGCTGTCCCCGCTGGCTCAGAGGAG aggctCTTACCGGATCCCATCCTGAAGCTGAGAACGATTATTGGCTTTGGAGGCTGCAGCACCAAATGG GCGCTGTGGACGCACAACAACGCCGCGGTGGTGTATCCCTGCCACGCCGTCATCGTCACCCTGCAGCTCCGCACCGGCGAGCAGAGGTTCTTCCTTGGCCACACAGATAAG GTGTCAGCGCTGGCCTTCAACGGGAGCAGCACCTTGCTGGCCTCGGCGCAGGCCGGGCCCCGGGGCGTGGGGCGCCTCTGGGACTTCCGCACGGGCACCTGCCTGGCTGTGTTCAAAACCCACGTGCACTCCCTCTGGTCCCTCAG CTTTTCCCGCAGCGGAGCCGTTCTGTGCGGAGTCGGGAGGGACGGGCATGGCAAAACG TTGGTGGTGGTGTGGAACACTGCTCAAGTAACCCGTGGTGGAggggtggctgtgctggccaAAGCACACACAGATATGGACATCCAGGCCTTGAAGATTGCTTTCTTCGATGAGACCAG GATGGTGTCGTGTGGCCGGGACAACATCCGGCTGTGGCGAGTGCGGAGCGGGGCCCTGCACTCGTGTCCCGTCAACCTGGGCGAGTACCATTCCCTGGACTTCACCGACCTGGCCTTCGAGGAGGGGCCCGTggctgagcaggagcaggaggaccGTGCGCT CTTTGTCTGCAGCAAGAGCGGCCACGTGCTGGAGGTGGATTACAAGAACATGTCTGTGCGGAGCGCGCGGCGGCTGCTGCCGGCACAGCCCCGGGAACAcgggcaggagcaggcagggagcagctcag GCCCTGGGATTGCTATAAACAGTATTAGTATGTCCTTGACCTTCTGTGCCACGGGATCAGAGGATGGCTACGTGCGGCTGTGGCCACTGGACTTCTCAGCCGTTGTCTTGGAGGCAG AGCACGAGGCTCCGGTGAGTTCTGTCTGCATCAGCCCTGACAGCCGCAAAGTCttgtgcagcacagctgctgggagCCTGGGCTACGTGGACATCCAGTCCCGGGACTACAACACCCTCATGCGCTCGCACAAGGCCCCCGTGCTGGGCTTCTCGCTGGGCGGCCTTCGGAAGCAGATAGCAACAGTGTCTCAGGACAGCACCATCCGAGTGTGGGACCTGGTCTCCATGCAGCAG CTGTATGACTTTGCAGCCACAGAGGAAGCGCCGTGTGCCGTGGCTTTCCACCCCACCTGGAAGATCCTGGCCTGTGGGTTTGACAGTGGGACAGTGCGGACCTTCAGCTTGGCCGCCTCCAATCTCCTGCTGGAGCACAA gCAGCACCGCAGTGCCATCACCGGGCTGACCTTCTCTCCAGATGGCAATTTCATGTTCAGCTCCTGTTTGCAGGGCACTCTGGCTCTGTACAGGTGTGTGGCGCAGAAAAGCCACGTCCTGAGGGTCCTGG GAAACGTGGTGGCCCGGGATGCTGGGAGCGGTTGGGATGCCCTGGTGGTCAGTGGGGACAGTCACCTCCTGGCCTTCGTGGGGCCCTCCAAGTATGTGGTGACCGTGATGGAGGCCTGTTCTCTTGATGAG CTGCTGAGGGTGGACATCAGCATTCTTGACTTGCACAGCACTGTCTTGGACTCTGCAGTGAGGGTCTGCTTTGGTCCCGTGCCTCAAGGCGAGCTCCTGGTATCCACTTCTTCCAATAAAATCCTCGTGCTTGATGCAAAAACAGGACGACTGGTGCGAGAG GTGTCCCCCATGCACAAGCTGACGTGTTCTTCCTTTGCACTGAGCAAGGATGGCCAGTACCTGCTCACTGCTGGTGACAAGGTTATCAAAGTGTGGGACTATCGGATGCGCTTCGATATCAACTTCCAG GTGTACATCGGCCACTCGGAGCCCGTGCACCAGGTGGCCTTCACACCGGATCAGCAGCACGTTGTCAGTGTTGGAGATGCCATCTTCCTCTGGGATTTCCTAGCTCCAGTTGGAGCAAGGTCACCCCCAGCCAG GGCTCGTTCCTCCGCATCTGCTCGGCTGCCAGCACCAG aagGCAGCTCTGAGAAGCCAAAGGATGTCTCTGAGACCCTTAGGCAGACGGTGCCTCTTCCACTGCTGTCCTCACCCCCGTGTTTGGATATCAGCTCTGCCCACCAAGCAGGATATCAAG gtATTTTCTCTGAGTTGGACAAAGAGGAGGAAGCAGgtctgccaggcagcagcaggatggtgGCAAACAGAGACAAAGATCCCTCAATCTTTGTGGTGGAGTCAGACAGGAACAAGGAGCTTGTGAGGCCCAAAGTGAGGCAGGAGAGCCCAAGTTCTCCTGAAAAATCAACAAATG AAGCCAGGAAGGGAACCAAAACTCCCAAGTCCCAGTGCTCCATCCGCCCGGATTCCTACCGGCACTTCACTCCTCGCTTCAAGGCATCGGTGCTGCCCCAG AGTTTGCTGTCTCCTCCAGCAGGCAGCGAGGTCTTGAAGCTGAAAGCGGTGATCGGCTACAATGGAAATGGCAGAGGGAACATGGTGTGGAACCCAGATACAG GCTTCTTTGCCTACTCCTGTGGCTGCGTCATCGTGGTTGAAGACCTGCACTCGGGGTCCCAGAACCACTGGCTGGGCCATGCTGAGGAGATCTCCACGCTCGCCCTCAGCCACAATGCCCAG GTTCTTGCCTCTGCCTCAGGGAAGAAGGATGGAGGCTCCCACTGTCAGATCTGCATCTGGAGCATCCCAGATGGGGCCTGCACAGCAGAGCTCTTCCACCACGAGACACAAGTACAAGCCATGGCATTCTCTCGGGATGACAAATTCCTTGTCACCATAG GGGACTACAGTGACCAGAGCATTGCTTTGTGGAGCACCTACACATACCAGCTCCTCCTGTCCACCTGTGTCTCGGAGCCAGTTCATGACGTGGCTTTCAGCCCTGTGTCTCACCAAGACCTAGCCTGTGTggggagaggagctgtgatgttctggctgctggagcagcagggagctgctgtcaACCTCAAG GTTCATCAGGCCCCTGCCCCGGACgtgctggggctggtggagcTCACGTCTCTCTGTTATGGTGCCAACACTCTTCTTTACAGTGGGACCAACTCAGGCCAGATCTGTGTGTGGGACACTGAGACCAATTGCTGCTTCATGACATGGGAGGCTGACGAGGGCGAGATCG gggTGCTGCTGTGTCGGCACGACAGGCTGGTGAGCGGCAGCAACACGAAGCGCATCCGCCTGTGGGCAGTGGGCAGCGTGCAGGAGCTGAGGCTGAAAGGGCCCGATGCCAG gtCCAGCTCCGTCCTGCTGGAGCATGAGATCACCCTGGATGGGACGATCGTCAGCGCAGCCTTTGACGACTCCCTGGAAATGGGCATTGTGGGCACCACAGCAGGAACCCTGTGGTACATCAACTGGCTGGAGAGCACGAGCATCCGGCTCATCAGCGGCCACAAGAGCAAG GTGACCGAGGTGTGCTTCAGTCCTGACGAGACTCACTGTGCCACATGTGGGGAGGATGGCAGCGTGAGGGTctgggctctgagcagcacagagctggtggTCCAGTTCCAGGTGCTCAACCAG agctgccagtgcctggcctgGAAGCCTCGTCCCATCgggctgtggggagctgagAGCCAGCACGTGGTGGCAGGATACAGTGATGGCACCATCCGTGTGTTCAGTGTTTCCAGGACAGAAATGGAGCTGAAAATGCACCCCCACAACGCTGCACTGACAGCAATCACCTACTCCACGGACG GAGAAATGATCTTATCGGGGGGCAAGGATGGGCTGGTGGCTGTGAGCAGCCCTCGCACTGGAATGACCATCCATGTCGTGGCTGACCACAAAGGCTCCCCCATCACTGTTCTCCAGTGCACCAGGAAGCAG TACCACGACTTCGGGGTGGAAGGGGGTGAGCTCTGGCTGGCCACGAGCTCGGACCGCCGGGTCAGCGTCTGGGCCTCCGACTGGCTCCAGGACAAGTGTGAGCTCCTCGACTGGCTcagcttcccagctcctgccgACCCCGAG GGTCTCGacctccctcccagcctggcGGCGTTCTGCCCTTGGGAACAGGATGTCCTGGTCTACGTGGGgtttgggatgcaggaggaaGCCTTGTTCTACAATCTGCGCAAGAAGCAG GTGGTCAGGAGAGTCTCCTTGCCAGCCTTTGCCACCTCGCTCAGCCTGTCCCCGGCCGCGCCCTTCATGGCCCTCGGCTTCCACG CGCGGCTCCTGCGGCTGCAGCCGTGCCCGGCCGGGGACCCGCAGGACTACGCCGGCCATGACGACACCGTCCACCTCTGCCGCTTCGTGCCCTCCGGCCGCCGCCTCCTCACGGCCTCGCACAGCGCCGTGCTCGTGTGGGAACTGACGGGCGGCTGA